The following are encoded together in the Bradymonas sediminis genome:
- a CDS encoding 3-oxoacyl-ACP reductase, producing MSDYLVELAKNATARKVIKNLGLPVPMPQELQRSDKPRQTRPLVGQSVGFWTGDGAGKMAQAIGATLRGAGAQIYAPAGSEIDESMPLEADPSMEFSALVFDATSLTTPEELRELYDFFHPRVGLIRRGGRVVIIGRPAETQKDAAANATQASLEGFMRSLAKEVAKDGITANLLYVDDEAEEAVSSPLRFLLSKRSAYVDGQSMRVSKPYGKGEMLEENWVGSLAGKVAVVTGAARGLGRATVLALAAEGARVVCVDLPGDQEATEALASEVNGGVFLADVSAADTPERLSRELKENYGGVDIIVHNAGITRDKTLKRMKPAAWDSTLDINLGAIERITRRLADDKTLNTGGRIICLSSIAGVAGNLGQTNYATSKAGVMGLVEHWSREFARRKITANAIAPGFIETRMTDAMPVAIREAARRLNNLRQGGQPTDIAQTVAFLAMPQSQGVNAQVLRVCGGTLIGR from the coding sequence ATGAGCGATTACCTCGTTGAACTCGCAAAGAACGCGACCGCGCGCAAAGTCATCAAAAACCTCGGCCTCCCCGTGCCCATGCCGCAGGAGCTTCAGCGCAGCGATAAGCCTCGCCAGACCCGCCCGTTGGTCGGCCAGAGCGTTGGTTTTTGGACCGGCGATGGCGCGGGCAAAATGGCCCAGGCCATCGGCGCGACGCTTCGGGGCGCGGGCGCTCAGATCTACGCCCCTGCGGGCAGCGAGATCGACGAGTCGATGCCGCTGGAGGCCGACCCGAGCATGGAATTTTCGGCGCTCGTGTTCGACGCGACCTCGCTGACGACGCCCGAGGAGTTGCGCGAACTCTACGACTTCTTCCACCCGCGCGTTGGGCTAATTCGGCGCGGCGGACGCGTCGTGATCATCGGCCGGCCGGCCGAAACCCAGAAAGACGCCGCGGCCAACGCTACCCAGGCCTCGCTTGAGGGCTTTATGCGCAGCCTCGCCAAAGAGGTCGCCAAAGACGGCATCACCGCGAACCTGCTCTATGTCGACGACGAGGCCGAGGAAGCGGTCAGCAGCCCCTTGCGCTTCTTGCTCTCCAAGCGCTCGGCCTATGTCGACGGGCAATCCATGCGCGTGAGCAAACCCTACGGCAAGGGCGAAATGTTGGAAGAGAATTGGGTCGGCTCGCTGGCGGGGAAGGTCGCGGTGGTCACCGGCGCCGCGCGCGGGCTCGGGCGCGCCACCGTCCTGGCCCTGGCGGCCGAAGGCGCGCGCGTGGTCTGCGTCGACCTGCCCGGCGACCAGGAGGCGACCGAAGCCCTGGCCAGCGAAGTCAACGGCGGCGTGTTCCTGGCCGACGTCAGCGCCGCGGACACCCCGGAGCGGCTGTCGCGCGAGCTCAAAGAGAATTACGGCGGCGTCGACATCATCGTGCACAACGCCGGCATCACCCGCGATAAGACGCTCAAGCGCATGAAGCCCGCGGCCTGGGATTCCACCCTCGACATCAACCTGGGCGCCATCGAGCGCATCACGCGCCGATTGGCCGACGATAAGACGCTCAACACCGGCGGGCGCATCATCTGCCTGTCGTCGATCGCCGGCGTCGCGGGCAACCTCGGCCAGACCAATTACGCGACCTCCAAAGCCGGCGTCATGGGCCTGGTGGAGCATTGGTCGCGCGAATTCGCGCGCCGCAAGATCACCGCCAACGCCATCGCGCCGGGCTTTATCGAAACCCGCATGACCGACGCGATGCCCGTGGCGATTCGCGAGGCCGCCCGCCGGCTCAATAACCTGCGCCAGGGCGGCCAACCGACCGACATCGCCCAGACCGTCGCGTTCCTCGCGATGCCGCAATCCCAGGGCGTCAACGCCCAGGTATTGCGCGTCTGCGGCGGCACATTGATCGGCCGCTAA
- a CDS encoding SDR family oxidoreductase has product MSCYESIFRDALFAGQVGLVTGGGSGIGRCIAHEMARLGAHVVLVGRTVEKLERVAAEIAEDGGSASWWACDIRDEAGVKAMVAEIVAAHGRVDMLVNNAGGQYPSPLAHLSKKGWEAVVATNLTGGFLMAREVFEQSMQTFSRREHRAQGRPGPAIVNIIADMWRGMPGMAHSGAARAGMQNLTMTAAVEWARFGIRVNAVAPGWIASAGMETYDEPMKTTITHLHKSVPLKRLGTESEVSAAVCFLLSPAAAFMTGQTLSVDGGAPLYPNQFPIPAHSNSLAFNGFHRATTPAFLSAHLQSPEDADQT; this is encoded by the coding sequence ATGTCCTGCTATGAAAGTATATTCCGAGACGCCCTCTTCGCCGGCCAGGTCGGCCTGGTAACCGGCGGCGGCAGCGGGATCGGCCGGTGCATCGCCCATGAGATGGCGCGCCTGGGCGCGCATGTCGTGCTGGTCGGGCGCACCGTCGAGAAGCTCGAGCGCGTGGCCGCCGAGATCGCGGAGGACGGCGGCTCGGCGAGCTGGTGGGCCTGCGATATCCGCGATGAAGCCGGGGTCAAGGCGATGGTCGCCGAGATCGTCGCCGCCCACGGCCGCGTCGACATGCTGGTCAATAATGCGGGCGGGCAATACCCCTCGCCGCTGGCGCATCTGTCAAAAAAGGGCTGGGAGGCCGTGGTCGCGACCAACCTGACCGGCGGCTTTTTGATGGCCCGCGAGGTCTTCGAGCAGTCGATGCAGACCTTTTCGCGCCGGGAGCACCGCGCACAGGGGCGCCCGGGCCCGGCGATCGTCAATATCATCGCCGATATGTGGCGCGGCATGCCGGGCATGGCGCATTCGGGGGCGGCGCGCGCCGGCATGCAAAACCTGACGATGACCGCGGCGGTCGAGTGGGCCCGCTTCGGCATCCGCGTCAACGCGGTCGCGCCCGGCTGGATCGCGTCGGCGGGGATGGAGACCTATGACGAGCCGATGAAGACCACCATCACCCACCTGCACAAATCGGTGCCGCTCAAACGCCTGGGCACCGAGTCCGAGGTCAGCGCCGCGGTGTGTTTTCTGCTCTCGCCGGCGGCCGCGTTTATGACCGGTCAGACCCTGAGCGTCGACGGCGGCGCGCCGCTCTACCCAAACCAATTCCCTATCCCCGCCCACTCAAATTCACTGGCCTTTAATGGCTTTCACCGCGCCACGACGCCCGCGTTTTTGAGCGCCCACCTGCAAAGCCCCGAAGACGCCGACCAGACTTGA
- a CDS encoding FAD-binding oxidoreductase — MGSTAWAKKTLQGWGRFPRVETECARPERRTELLRAFQERGAAPVLAYGLGRSYGDAPLLREGRQILTSRLNRMLAFDPETGWLRCEAGVSLVDIIDVFLPRGFFPPVVPGTQFVTVGGALCNNIHGKNHHLEGCWGDHVRRVEVLLGSGEIVFCDAQTNPELFWATTGGLGLTGIILSMEVQLYPVANASIEMETVRVNNLDEFFEVSKESADYSHTVSWIDCVQSGPTMGRGIFMRGGHARQGVDAGSSVMDELAGFAQKHVDGRLFESNLLLNKATIRAFNEAYFHKTPAGVQKVVSDYMPFFFPLDAVQNWNYAYGSRGFLQYQMVVPEREACREILEIVSKSGMASFLAIIKEFGEQTHGGLSFPEPGVTLALDFPNFGAPLLEMLDRLDEIVVDVGGRIYLGKDARLSRENFRKMYPEWEKWKAVRDEWDPEQVFQSELGRRLGLVG; from the coding sequence ATGGGTTCAACTGCCTGGGCAAAAAAGACACTTCAGGGTTGGGGACGGTTTCCGCGGGTGGAGACCGAATGCGCGCGGCCGGAGCGGCGCACCGAGTTATTGCGCGCGTTTCAGGAGCGCGGCGCAGCGCCGGTGCTGGCCTATGGGTTGGGGCGAAGCTACGGCGACGCGCCGCTTCTTCGCGAAGGGCGCCAAATCCTGACCAGTCGACTCAACCGGATGTTGGCGTTTGACCCCGAGACGGGCTGGCTGCGCTGCGAGGCGGGGGTGTCGCTGGTCGATATCATCGACGTCTTTTTGCCGCGCGGGTTCTTCCCGCCGGTGGTCCCCGGGACCCAATTTGTGACGGTGGGCGGGGCGCTATGCAATAATATTCATGGCAAAAACCACCACCTCGAAGGGTGCTGGGGGGACCATGTGCGCCGGGTGGAGGTGCTGCTGGGCAGCGGGGAGATCGTGTTCTGCGACGCGCAGACCAATCCCGAGCTCTTCTGGGCGACCACCGGCGGGCTCGGGCTCACCGGGATCATCCTGAGCATGGAAGTTCAGCTGTACCCTGTGGCCAACGCCTCCATCGAGATGGAGACGGTGCGGGTCAATAACCTGGACGAGTTCTTTGAGGTCAGCAAGGAGAGCGCCGACTATAGCCACACGGTGTCCTGGATCGATTGCGTGCAGTCCGGGCCGACGATGGGGCGCGGGATCTTTATGCGCGGCGGGCACGCGCGCCAGGGCGTCGACGCGGGCTCCTCGGTGATGGATGAGCTGGCGGGCTTTGCGCAAAAGCATGTGGACGGGCGGCTCTTTGAGTCGAATTTGCTGCTCAATAAGGCGACGATTCGCGCGTTTAATGAGGCCTATTTCCACAAGACCCCGGCGGGCGTGCAGAAGGTCGTCAGCGATTATATGCCGTTCTTTTTCCCGCTGGATGCGGTGCAAAATTGGAATTATGCCTACGGGAGTCGCGGGTTTTTGCAGTATCAGATGGTGGTGCCGGAGCGGGAGGCGTGCCGCGAGATTCTCGAGATCGTGTCGAAGTCGGGGATGGCCTCCTTCCTGGCGATCATCAAGGAATTTGGCGAGCAAACCCACGGGGGCTTGAGCTTTCCGGAGCCGGGGGTGACGCTCGCGCTGGACTTCCCGAATTTTGGCGCGCCCCTGCTCGAGATGCTCGACCGCCTCGACGAGATCGTGGTCGACGTGGGCGGGCGAATTTATCTGGGCAAAGACGCGCGATTGAGCAGGGAGAACTTCCGCAAGATGTATCCCGAGTGGGAGAAGTGGAAGGCGGTTCGCGACGAGTGGGACCCCGAGCAGGTCTTCCAATCGGAGCTGGGCCGACGCCTTGGCCTGGTGGGCTAG
- a CDS encoding MaoC/PaaZ C-terminal domain-containing protein, producing MAVPNRYIWHQAPVIAGLLKTAARALKQRLPGSDFRAGQNPPLLPGPVLRHTVKALPSEVVASYIAHMGADGADYRRILPPHLLPQWALPLAMETLAEIPYPLMRIVNGGCRLEINAALPANKPLDVSAQLLDIDDNGRRAVMHTKVVTGTATAPEALVGHFYWIVAGAKSSGDTRPTQKQSIPDQARELERWYLPKDSGLNFARLTGDFNPIHWLAPHARAFGFDNVILHGFEAQGRAFEALSRELAKTNERLAVLDLRFTRPLTLPAEVGLYIDSDSVYLGRAPGARAYLVGTFERAAREQGA from the coding sequence ATGGCGGTTCCGAATCGATATATATGGCACCAGGCCCCGGTGATCGCGGGCTTGCTTAAGACCGCAGCCCGCGCGCTCAAGCAGCGCCTGCCGGGCTCCGACTTTCGCGCCGGCCAGAACCCGCCGCTGCTGCCCGGACCGGTGCTGCGACACACCGTCAAGGCGCTGCCCAGCGAGGTCGTGGCCAGCTATATCGCGCATATGGGCGCGGACGGGGCGGATTATCGCCGTATTTTGCCGCCCCACCTCTTGCCCCAATGGGCGCTCCCGCTGGCGATGGAGACGCTGGCCGAGATCCCCTACCCGCTGATGCGCATCGTCAACGGCGGGTGCCGCCTGGAGATCAACGCCGCGCTGCCGGCGAATAAGCCGCTGGACGTGAGCGCCCAACTTCTGGACATCGACGACAACGGGCGGCGCGCCGTGATGCACACCAAAGTTGTCACCGGCACCGCCACAGCGCCCGAGGCGCTCGTCGGGCATTTTTATTGGATCGTCGCCGGGGCAAAATCCTCCGGCGACACACGCCCAACCCAGAAACAATCGATCCCCGACCAGGCACGCGAGCTTGAGCGCTGGTACCTGCCGAAAGACTCCGGCCTGAACTTCGCCCGCCTCACCGGAGACTTTAACCCCATCCATTGGCTCGCCCCGCACGCGCGGGCGTTTGGCTTCGACAATGTCATCCTCCACGGATTCGAGGCCCAGGGCCGGGCTTTCGAAGCGCTCTCCCGAGAGTTAGCCAAAACCAACGAGCGCCTCGCCGTGCTCGACCTTCGCTTCACCCGACCGCTGACGCTGCCAGCCGAAGTCGGTCTTTATATCGACAGCGATAGCGTCTATCTCGGCCGAGCCCCCGGCGCCCGTGCCTATTTGGTCGGGACATTTGAGCGTGCCGCGCGCGAGCAGGGCGCCTAG
- a CDS encoding N-acetylmuramoyl-L-alanine amidase, producing the protein MKTLVNALNYRRRRSQARPRLATSLLVFGALLSPLSAQADPDFDPAQPEQARVLLGDSIGAFDHVGEELPADIIRHATDIHRARKLAQRRYYTATPGEGALSGLRLGMSAGHGIQWSSNVNRWAFQRGINEYSWGGLREDIQTNQIMIDFLLDMLERAGAETVTVRERNYGQIAKVIDNDAGSGYAETGSWQSGGGDGFGGTYRFATLDGGDASNAASATWTFEVSEDGEYPVYAYFLSSSNRTDAATYTVSHVGGQTSRTLSQADLRVESWPTADYPNNPPGSNATRAANDLWHYIGTFPFKKGVSYSVKLKNSGSSTDKVVIADALRVGAGEGFVKGGNGQPSGRPRWEEASTPYLEWLGVPDWMKVGDVSGRPLYAVYQGVDAYLALHTNAGGGSGTSTFSWYSGSWTRISNWPSGWANNNLPPGTVEWGDSIHAEIVRQIKTRWKSDWIDRGRISSNFGELRPFRQGWKNDRDAGRSNPLTIPAALVELVFHDSDSDGRYVREMEFRHDVARGMMAGIIYHFKGGNAQLPPLAPKSVRARVNGDTLEVNWKPKADTIYTNSDAASYRVYTSKDGLLFDPTPLEASGTSVSLPLDGCEPLYVRVTAVNAAGESLDSPVVGGAQAFESGARVLYVDGVERELKDVYSPNNPRTYARIYGPSIREARAGAGFDMTTKDAAGDAITGADYDVVVWALGETSTRNDTFSLADQQVLSEVLARGGRVLVSGAEIGWDLVEKGNAADKAFFKDALGASFVSDDADTTTVNASALGLGSMEFGDCSADAACIRWPDVLAAEAGGTVLLSYAAGEAGVESANGNSILVGFPLETIANADKRQEVISALVDRLLKDSGNSAGQCPASDPGEPEDPEDAGNGGDSGTPDAGESADGGTTPDTSDSNADAGMLPDGGSAGDTDLQKPRSATVNSGCGCASTGTGLPAEGLILGVIAGLIGLVRRRPLKSHRDN; encoded by the coding sequence ATGAAGACGCTGGTGAATGCACTAAACTATCGACGACGCCGGTCACAGGCTCGTCCTCGCCTGGCCACCTCCCTGCTGGTATTTGGGGCGCTGCTAAGCCCACTGAGCGCGCAGGCTGACCCCGACTTCGACCCGGCGCAGCCGGAGCAGGCGCGGGTTTTATTGGGCGATTCGATCGGTGCGTTTGATCATGTCGGCGAGGAACTCCCGGCGGATATCATCCGGCACGCAACCGATATTCACCGCGCGCGAAAGCTCGCCCAGCGCCGCTATTATACCGCGACGCCCGGCGAGGGCGCGCTGTCGGGGCTGCGCCTTGGGATGAGCGCCGGGCACGGCATCCAGTGGAGCTCGAATGTGAACCGCTGGGCGTTCCAGCGCGGCATCAACGAGTATAGCTGGGGCGGGCTGCGCGAAGATATCCAGACCAACCAGATCATGATCGACTTTTTGCTCGATATGCTCGAGCGCGCCGGCGCCGAGACGGTGACGGTGCGCGAGCGTAATTACGGGCAAATCGCCAAGGTGATCGACAACGACGCGGGCTCTGGATACGCCGAGACCGGCAGCTGGCAGAGCGGCGGGGGCGACGGCTTCGGCGGCACGTACCGCTTCGCGACGCTCGACGGCGGCGACGCCAGCAACGCGGCGAGCGCGACCTGGACCTTCGAGGTCAGCGAAGATGGCGAATACCCGGTCTACGCGTATTTTCTTTCGAGCTCCAACCGCACCGACGCCGCGACCTATACGGTCTCGCACGTCGGCGGCCAGACCAGCCGCACGCTGAGCCAGGCCGACCTCCGGGTCGAGAGCTGGCCGACGGCCGACTACCCGAATAACCCGCCGGGCAGCAACGCCACGCGCGCGGCCAATGACCTGTGGCATTATATCGGCACCTTCCCCTTCAAGAAGGGCGTCTCCTACTCGGTAAAGTTGAAGAATAGTGGCTCAAGCACCGACAAGGTGGTGATCGCCGACGCGCTGCGCGTGGGCGCGGGTGAAGGATTTGTGAAGGGCGGCAACGGTCAGCCCTCGGGGCGGCCACGCTGGGAGGAAGCATCGACACCCTATCTTGAGTGGTTGGGCGTGCCGGATTGGATGAAAGTTGGCGACGTGTCGGGGCGACCGCTTTACGCCGTCTACCAGGGCGTCGACGCCTACCTCGCGCTGCACACCAACGCCGGCGGCGGCAGCGGGACCTCGACCTTCTCTTGGTATAGTGGCTCTTGGACGCGCATCTCAAACTGGCCGTCGGGCTGGGCAAATAATAATTTGCCGCCGGGCACCGTCGAATGGGGCGACTCAATTCACGCCGAAATCGTGCGCCAGATCAAGACGCGCTGGAAGTCCGATTGGATTGACCGCGGCCGGATCAGCTCGAATTTTGGCGAGCTACGCCCGTTTCGCCAGGGGTGGAAGAATGACCGGGATGCCGGGCGCTCCAACCCGCTGACCATCCCCGCGGCGCTGGTCGAGTTGGTCTTTCATGACTCGGACTCCGACGGGCGATATGTGCGCGAAATGGAGTTTCGCCATGACGTCGCCCGCGGCATGATGGCGGGGATCATCTATCATTTCAAAGGCGGCAACGCCCAACTTCCGCCGCTGGCCCCGAAGTCGGTCCGCGCGCGCGTCAACGGCGACACGCTCGAGGTGAATTGGAAGCCCAAAGCGGACACCATCTACACGAACTCCGACGCGGCGAGCTACCGGGTCTACACCTCCAAAGACGGGCTGCTCTTTGACCCGACGCCGCTCGAGGCCTCGGGGACCAGCGTGAGCCTGCCGCTGGACGGCTGCGAGCCGCTCTATGTTCGGGTCACGGCGGTGAACGCGGCCGGCGAGAGCCTGGACAGCCCGGTGGTCGGCGGCGCCCAGGCGTTTGAGAGCGGCGCGCGCGTGCTCTATGTCGACGGGGTTGAGCGCGAGTTAAAAGACGTCTATTCGCCGAATAACCCGCGCACTTACGCGCGCATTTATGGGCCGTCGATCCGCGAGGCGCGCGCGGGCGCGGGCTTTGATATGACCACCAAAGATGCCGCGGGTGACGCGATTACCGGGGCCGACTATGACGTGGTGGTCTGGGCGCTCGGCGAGACCAGCACCCGCAACGACACTTTCTCGTTGGCGGACCAGCAGGTCCTCAGCGAGGTGCTGGCGCGCGGGGGACGCGTGCTGGTTTCGGGCGCCGAGATTGGCTGGGACCTGGTCGAGAAGGGCAACGCGGCCGATAAGGCGTTTTTCAAGGACGCGCTGGGCGCAAGCTTCGTGTCTGACGACGCCGACACCACGACGGTGAACGCGAGCGCGCTGGGTCTGGGTTCGATGGAGTTTGGCGACTGCTCGGCCGACGCGGCCTGCATCCGCTGGCCCGACGTCCTGGCGGCCGAAGCTGGCGGCACGGTGCTGCTCTCGTACGCTGCGGGCGAGGCGGGCGTTGAGTCCGCCAATGGAAACTCGATCCTGGTGGGGTTCCCGCTGGAGACCATCGCCAACGCGGACAAACGTCAAGAGGTGATCAGCGCGCTGGTCGACCGACTTCTGAAAGACTCTGGAAATAGCGCCGGCCAATGTCCGGCCAGCGATCCGGGCGAGCCCGAAGATCCTGAGGATGCGGGTAACGGCGGCGACAGCGGCACCCCGGACGCAGGAGAGAGCGCCGATGGGGGCACCACGCCCGACACCTCGGATTCCAACGCGGACGCAGGTATGCTCCCCGACGGCGGAAGCGCGGGTGACACCGATCTTCAAAAACCCCGAAGTGCGACGGTCAACAGCGGGTGCGGCTGCGCCTCAACCGGCACAGGGCTGCCGGCCGAAGGCTTGATTCTCGGCGTCATCGCCGGACTCATTGGCCTTGTGCGCCGTCGCCCCCTGAAATCCCACCGGGATAATTAG
- a CDS encoding alpha/beta fold hydrolase, which yields MIESVEFDSTKYQAPFYCRTAGDPATPTLVLMHGHMANSTAFRRVWGRLATRYHLLIPDLPGHGADRSFRSLNLPAKIDAVADWLFDLLVANNLALGRPANHPVHLVAHSLGASVAYEVARRAPQHVLSLTLVSPGFCAHVPPGAKKVLEYLPAPLARLGMTRCGLRLVEPLRWEGWRMEDDELDAYIDPFKDVDRLEYALRLGADLLREAERGDAIAPVSHPTHLIFGARDNVVAVDQADAIADRLQATRLDIIPTSGHSPPEDCPAEFCDLLFDFLAHQ from the coding sequence TTGATAGAATCCGTTGAGTTTGACTCCACAAAATACCAGGCCCCCTTTTATTGCCGAACCGCCGGCGACCCGGCGACGCCCACGCTGGTGTTGATGCACGGGCATATGGCGAATTCGACCGCGTTTCGGCGCGTCTGGGGGCGCCTGGCGACCCGCTATCACCTGTTGATCCCAGATTTGCCCGGGCACGGCGCGGATCGCAGCTTTCGAAGCCTCAACCTGCCGGCGAAGATCGACGCGGTCGCCGATTGGCTCTTCGACCTTCTGGTCGCGAATAACCTCGCCCTGGGCCGCCCGGCCAACCATCCGGTGCACCTCGTCGCGCATTCGCTGGGGGCCAGCGTCGCCTACGAGGTCGCGCGCCGCGCGCCCCAGCATGTGCTCTCGCTCACGCTGGTCAGCCCCGGCTTTTGCGCGCATGTGCCGCCGGGGGCCAAAAAAGTGCTCGAATACCTCCCCGCCCCGCTCGCCCGCCTTGGGATGACCCGCTGCGGCTTGCGCCTGGTCGAGCCGCTGCGCTGGGAAGGCTGGCGCATGGAGGACGACGAACTCGACGCCTATATCGACCCGTTTAAGGACGTCGACCGCCTCGAATACGCGCTGCGCCTGGGCGCCGACCTGCTGCGCGAAGCCGAGCGCGGCGACGCCATCGCCCCGGTGAGCCACCCCACCCACCTGATCTTTGGCGCCCGCGACAATGTCGTCGCCGTCGACCAGGCCGACGCCATCGCCGACCGCCTGCAGGCCACGCGCCTCGACATTATCCCCACCTCCGGGCACTCACCGCCCGAGGATTGCCCCGCCGAATTTTGCGATCTTCTCTTCGACTTCTTGGCGCACCAATAA
- a CDS encoding response regulator, with amino-acid sequence MPDTTNHSSEQPPRVLVVDDNSDIADALGSLLELHGCEVRVAHSGEAGVEIAATFKPRLIFMDLGLPGMSGYQAAREILNTHPDWPLRLVALTGYGESVVQKKVAAAGFDTYLLKPARMAQIQEILDTI; translated from the coding sequence ATGCCAGATACGACTAACCACTCGAGCGAGCAGCCACCGCGCGTTCTCGTCGTCGATGACAATAGCGACATCGCCGACGCCCTGGGTTCGTTGCTCGAATTGCACGGGTGTGAGGTTCGGGTGGCCCACAGCGGAGAGGCCGGCGTGGAGATCGCGGCGACGTTCAAACCCAGGCTGATCTTTATGGACCTGGGATTGCCGGGGATGAGCGGCTATCAGGCCGCCCGTGAGATCCTCAACACCCACCCCGACTGGCCGCTGAGGCTGGTGGCGCTGACCGGCTATGGTGAGAGCGTGGTGCAGAAGAAGGTGGCCGCCGCCGGCTTTGACACCTACCTGCTCAAGCCGGCGAGGATGGCGCAGATTCAGGAGATCCTCGACACGATTTAA
- a CDS encoding SDR family oxidoreductase yields MVILILGATSAIARSVAEQYAGAGHPIVLGARDIEAAEAVAADIQIRFEVDTWAKQFDALDTESHADFVADIEAEAGAIDVVLLAFGDMGDQEESERDFAQAKRVIDINYTGAASLAEAVASRMSERGEGSIIGISSVAGDRGRKSNYFYGSAKGAFSLYLQGLRNRLSEHGVHVMTAKLGFVDTRMTFGMETPIPIASPDAVGKAIMRAQQAGVEVLYYPHFWRGVMGIIKAIPEKVFKRLSI; encoded by the coding sequence ATGGTTATTTTGATACTTGGAGCCACCTCGGCGATCGCGCGTTCGGTCGCCGAGCAATACGCTGGCGCGGGGCACCCAATTGTGCTGGGAGCGCGCGACATCGAGGCCGCCGAGGCGGTGGCCGCCGACATTCAGATTCGCTTTGAGGTGGACACCTGGGCGAAGCAATTTGACGCCCTGGATACGGAGAGTCACGCCGATTTCGTGGCCGATATCGAGGCCGAGGCCGGCGCCATCGACGTGGTGCTTTTGGCCTTCGGCGATATGGGCGACCAGGAGGAGTCGGAGCGCGACTTCGCCCAGGCAAAGCGCGTGATCGACATCAATTATACCGGCGCGGCCTCGCTGGCCGAGGCGGTCGCCAGCCGGATGAGTGAGCGCGGCGAGGGCTCGATCATCGGGATCTCGTCGGTGGCCGGGGATCGCGGGCGAAAGTCGAATTATTTTTATGGCAGCGCCAAGGGGGCCTTTAGCCTGTATTTGCAGGGGCTACGCAACCGCCTGAGCGAGCACGGGGTGCACGTGATGACGGCTAAGCTTGGGTTCGTCGACACGCGTATGACCTTCGGCATGGAGACCCCGATTCCGATCGCGTCGCCCGACGCGGTGGGCAAGGCGATTATGCGCGCGCAGCAGGCCGGGGTGGAGGTTCTCTACTATCCGCATTTCTGGCGAGGCGTGATGGGGATCATTAAGGCGATCCCCGAAAAGGTATTTAAACGCCTGTCAATCTAG